In one window of Escherichia coli DSM 30083 = JCM 1649 = ATCC 11775 DNA:
- the panM gene encoding aspartate 1-decarboxylase autocleavage activator PanM, with the protein MKLTIIRLENFSDQDRIDLQKIWPEYSPSSLQVDDNHRIYAARFNERLLAAVRVTLSGTEGALDSLRVREVTRRRGVGQYLLEEVLRNNPGVSCWWMADAGVEDRGVMTAFMRALGFTAQQGGWEKR; encoded by the coding sequence ATGAAGCTGACCATCATTCGATTAGAAAACTTTAGCGACCAGGACCGGATTGACCTGCAAAAGATCTGGCCGGAGTATTCCCCTTCCTCTTTACAGGTTGACGATAACCACCGTATCTACGCCGCGCGTTTTAACGAGCGCCTTCTCGCGGCCGTGCGGGTAACCTTAAGCGGCACCGAGGGGGCACTGGATTCCCTGCGTGTGAGGGAAGTCACCCGCCGTCGCGGTGTGGGGCAATATCTGCTGGAAGAGGTTTTGCGTAACAATCCTGGCGTTTCATGTTGGTGGATGGCGGATGCTGGCGTGGAAGATCGCGGCGTGATGACGGCGTTTATGCGAGCACTGGGATTTACGGCACAACAGGGTGGCTGGGAGAAGCGTTAA